AATTATgaaaaaatggtcaaatgaTCCGATGGTTGTAAACAGAGAAAACCAGACATTTGTTGCCAAACTTCCAAAAgtgctggaagaaaaaaaaaggaaagaaaagctaGAAAATCATAatttgttccttctgggaaGTGAAGGATTAATAAATTAGtacaggggtgctcacacttttttggcatgtgagctacttttgaatcgTCAATGTcttaaagatatatatatatatatatatatataaaataccattagtaaatgtttgttagttatgtttattagtaacattattgtttatgtactgatgattaaaaactacacagtgagattacacaaagatacttctgtattaacagatgaagcgttttattacaaagacagaaagcagcaaccatcgtatgtcatgctctgctgtaaaccgtgcaatggggggagCATCAAGGcttttcaaaggcgctgctggctccgtacgaagcagGTGACTCGGACGCTTCCttatgagctcgtatttatcagGTGAGAACTGCAGAGGCGATAGCGGAGcggtcttctgccgggaacttgacgtgacgcggggcagagagcaactctGACGACAGAGAGTTCgcgctcagtgaatttaaacacacGTCTGGAGCGACGTGTgcttcagaggatgtccgattggccgttctgcatgtcaatcaagtcccgtacttcttggtgaggattttgattggctggtggatttttaaaaagtacttttttttatcttctctgtCCCGCGATTTACCTTcgtgtccttgaagatcgaccggtagatcgcgatcgacgtaatgagcaccacTGAATTAGtacatttaataaatgtaatgcttttccaagtaaaaataatgtgaataatatagaaaaacatttaaatgtgatttcagtTTTGAAATTCTTATGTCAACATTTAGATTTTTGACAATGTTGTTGTCTAAATGGACCAATAAAGAACTTATTCTACGTTTTACCCTTCAGGTTAGGATTTAATATTATAATGAACACAACTGCTGCGAGGGGCCCCATTGTCCCCTTTGAAGTCCGCCACTGGCATCAGGTTGACGTGCACGCCCGGCTGCGCGTGTGTGCTGTTATCACCACAAACGCTTTCTGGAATGCCCGCATGCGGGTAAAAGGTGAGGCCGCGTGAACGCGCACCCACAACCAACTCACGCCTTTATGCCTCTGAGCGGCAGCTCGAGACCGGAGTGCGCGTGCGTGTAGCCAGGGTGAGgtgtaaaccccccccccccagtctcgCCCTGCGCTCTGCAGCTAGCTAACCCTTAGCCGGAGCCCGcggacccccacccccctccccacctCTCGCAGAGATGGTGCCCCCTCCCTCCAGGACTCACAGAACTCAGCCACGTAGACGGTCACCTCGTAGTTCTCCTCGCACCAGTCCAGCGTGGAGGTCGGCGGACCCCACAGACCCAGCCTGCGCGCGGAGGGAGCCATGATGAAGAGGAGCCGCTGTTCCAGCGCGCGAGCCTTCTTCCTCGCGCCACAGGACGGAAATAACGCGAGCGTGACCGTTTCCGTGATCACGCGTCAGATGATGAGTGAAACTCCGGCGTTTACCGACTCAACCGTTGAGTTTGGGGAACTGGCCAGTTTCCGGTCTCCAGTTCAATTGAGCATCCAGTAAAACCAGAAAGTAGAAATGATAAATGCAGACAAATATAGATCAtttattataaatgaaaacGAATGTAGATCATTTATGAATGTAATAAACAATAgatcttttcttttaagttaAATACATATGGATCATTTTTTATAATTGTAAACGAATATAGATCATTTACTATAAAAGTAATAACATATGGATCATTTAGTATGAATGTAATAATCATGAAGTCATGAAAATGTCATGATTTAAAGGATTGACATGGACATTGAAACATGAACTAGACTTGAGACCAGGTATAGTCACCATTAAGGGCAACGAACTTGCATTGGTTAATGGGTCTGGATCTCTGtgacccttgttctatcctaggcacttgaacgttgggaggtgggtcatctagacccactagacagctgggtcatctagacccactagacagttgggtcatctagacccactagacagtgctctgaaccttttttcttcaatgatttgtgatcttcactggtgtccatggattacatgaaatctttccacctttatccacctttgtcatggtagggagaacacctcaatggaaggggggggggggggtcataggttagcacaagggttcagaGCAgaagcaggtgatgaggtgaattggtcccagctggtggagtcaggagcagagcaggagggggaggagactgacaggcaccaaaaaagaaaacgtatTATTTGTTCATCATTCATACAATTAACTTTAAGATCAACTTTAaatttaggttttatttttttaataataataaaaaagttttattttattatttttattaatattatatatttttttacttgtccaacagctgagcaacaGAGCTTTAAATGGACAGATCCGATCCGATGATGTATACttgtatttttaaagacaacATTTAGCAAATAAATGTTATCTTGGCAGTATTAAGTTGTAAAGTCCCACTACCTGTCTTACACCGAGGTGTGCGaactttgttctccacatttgacccctcccctgggggaccGGTGAGGTGCAGGCACAGCCGTGCTCTGGAACTGTTTGGTGGTTCAATCCCCCCACAATCCAACcacttaatgctgagtgtcaagcagggaggcattggtcccatttttaaagtctttagtATGACTCGTTCTGGATTTGATCTCaagaccttccagtcacagggcggacactctactacaaggccactgagctattaaactaaaaaaaaaaatgtgtgagaaGAAAGCTATAAACCGAACAAAAAAGGAGTAATATTTTGTAGTGAAATGCATAGAGTGCATTGTAGACCGTTACATAAGGATTGGTCtatgaataaggaaatactgtCTTTCAGGAAATAACCCTTTATTTTTGGGATAAAtccagagggttgtgtcaggaagggcatccaacatcaaatctttgccaaaccaaatatCTGAACCAGACCTCTGACATCCATCCTGGATCGGTTGAGGCCCAGATTTACAATGACCGCCATCGGTGCCGACAGGGCCAATGGAAATTGGATAACTGTTGGTCAGAcaaggagcagaggaggaagacaTGTTGGTAGGaagagagagaagaggaaagTCTAAAATGTTGGAACTACGACAGAAGGTAGAGAGTTAGTGGACATGATGCAGAGGAGTAAGGTAGTCATGCTGTGTCCAGGAGACCAGGTGGAAAAGACGGCTAAAAGCTGAGGAGAAGCGTTCTAGATGTTCTTTCATGGTGGAGACAAGAGGAGAAATGGAGGAGGAGTCgtcatcttaacccttgtgctatcttagatgaccccccccccctccattgaggtgttctccctaccatgacaaaggtggataaaggtggaaagatttcatgtaatccatggacaccagtgaagatcacaaatcattgaagaaaaaaggttcagagcactgtctagtgggtctagatgacccacctcccaatgttaaagtgcccaggatagacCAAGGGTTACAGAAGTAAGGCTGGGCaatatggcctaaaaataaaatctcagattttattttttttatttgatttccgattttttcctgATCCCCCCCCAACTTAAGAAAATcaataagtacaaacggcagacaaACTGCCTTTGACTGTGATGGGCTTCAGGCAAATGTAGCGGGGGGGGGTGTCTCTTCTGTTAAAGTGGGTGCTTCCACACAAAAAACCAGTCCAGCTTCGTTGCAATATCCCAACTGGGTCTGCATTTATTAACACCGTCGGCCTGTATCTCTTATTCTCCGGTCTCACTTCCAGAACTTCAACATAAATAGACAAACCATCATTGCCCTTTAGTGGCAGGTCCATGAACTTAAACAAACAATATAGCATATTGTTacatcttttctctttttggaaGCTACTTCTCACTGTTATTCTTTGTAgggtccaaataaaaaaaatcaacacatgTCTAGAACAACTAAATCAGTTTACCACAACACAATAcctgaccgtctacctcgcctttgctcccactcctacacctggctgtggaccccccccctctggctcatctctggctcgtctctgctctgtacctgaccgagtacctcgtctctgctcctgctcctacacctggctgtggttcctgtctccggctcgactcgcgcctttgactgtccccacaaccacggctggatgaagctcgtctgctggactttaatatatgtagttgtagatttagataagttaattcttctctcagagttctggtaaatcgcctgtccgtcctgggggaggatccctccttcatgtgggcacccctgaggtttcttcgttttttccggaatccgttttttttgggagtttttccttaccgcgaaggggggtctaagggcagggatgccagtatagcttagtcagtttgttagttcattttagtattttactattgaactctttgtattcgtgatccttttgagttcatgttttactttgaagcccatcgagacgactgttgtgattttgggctatacaaataaaattgaattgaatacaaacttttcaaacaaatgtttgaacatttttttttcttctttttacaggAGTGTCTGTTCAGGTAGCGCCTTGGCTTGTGAATGACCCTACCAGTTCTGGTTGTCATTGGTCTCTCAGGGGTCGGTTGAGTTTCTACTGACTGTGCTTGGGCACCTTCCGGGTCAACAGTCTCGATGTCAAGGGGTACTGTTGGTGGTATGTTGGGAGAACGCCTGAGGTGCCTACGGTTTCTCCTCAGCACAGCACCTGACTCCATTGCAACCTCATAGGACCTATCGtcgacagatttttttcatcaagcctCTCCTCCATTTGTTGTGGGGCTGAAAAGGCTGAACTCTCACAGCATCACCTACTTTCAAAGGACTGAGGTCTCTGGCTGATCGGTTGTAGTAAGCACACTGACGATGTTGGTTGGAAGCAGTGCTTCCTTGGCTTGAAGTACTTTGGGCTTGAGTAGACTGGGTTTGACTGGAAGCTATGTCCGTGTGCGGCGACTCAGTAGCCTTTGTGCTGGGCTGCTGTCAAGTCCCTGGAATGATGTATTGCGATGGTCTAAGAGTGcaaggctgtgtccgaattaccgccctaacccctaactactaaaaccctatatagtgcggcactatatagttctctatatagttctctgaattttcaaagcaattcggacacccgtgctcactagttttctctttcgggttttttcaaatggcgctaggcacggaaacaaagtggcgcattaccgccaccacctggtctggaggggaactacttctatttaacgccaAGAATGCcacccatttgtcaaagtaaaaatataataaatataaacattttatgaagactatttatgaatctgctgtgttctgatcatgaaaaatgtggctgatttataaattataaaattacaaacacattggtggtgattttatgtatttgttgataAATAAACCCTCATGTCATTggtccatggcaatatttatttttatgccgctgaacgatttacgggctcttgcgaggaagcattttttttccgtagttttctcttctaccttactgaaaatagctttatatatgaatctgtccgtgttcctggcaataattcaaccgtttttcatgggatcaaaccaaaaacgagcagatatgcagcatcacagggcgGCAACgagaagcagacgtctcagaagatttcctatGGAAGCCCtggccagacatgaacaacctgtgagttaaacttaaagtttttttattagttcaatttaagcatttgtcactaattgtgctcaaggttacacagtctgctgggtaagacttaacattatttttcaacactggaTTATGAATTGTATAgtctaactacatgaaacacttgtgagatcaaagtttagtattttttattcagagtcaaaccatatcacttgtttaaaacaaaaatactttaatttttaaatatttatataaaaatccaaaaacccagccaaaaaaaaaacacgagattttccagcatttataaatacgtcataaactaaaatgtaagacatcagaataaaatgaaacattcaaaaaaatcagatttaattttctcaatgaaataattatttctctattttacagggtcttccatgtctctactgctttgccaacataaaggtgtctgtcgtggcccttcacgctgacggtcagtcccACGCAAGACCAGACCGGCAGACCTGCagatcggttgacccgcaggaccatcgagcatctggtggagcagcttcgggttcctcacactctggggggtgtacaggagactgaggtcctggtgtttcttttctggctggcgtgtggcacatcttacggtGTGGTAACCAGAGCCTTTGACACgccacggtccactgtgagcgatgttgtccacaggacggcagaccgcatcctccagctgatgagcagggtcacccagcatccagtgggaatgaactgccaTTAGTCACCTCTGATTTTTTAGCAGCTCGCTGAGTCTTCCACCTTCTAAAAGGTCGTGGGGAACactgatggctgccacataagaataaaggtcctaaaagaaaatgcagcttgttattttaacaggaagcttttttattccattcaactgcaggctgtaTGTTACTCTAAGccaaatttagagatatttttgttgggaatccaggatcagtccacagttcacaggttctacgtaaaagcccaactTATGTAAATAACacattacccacctgaaggatccttttgggtgatggtgggtatccctgcattgctcatcccatcacgctgctgacaccctacagggaacccgtgaggaatgcggttcaggcccgttacaaccagcaccaTGCCAAGAcatgctctgtggtggagagaggaTTTGGCATtataaagatgaggaggagagcaatacttctgggggcactggaagcaaaaccaacctttgcaatgaaaatcattgcctgcagttcagttctgcacaatctgtgcatcagagaaggggactgcttggagccacagatgttgagccacagtaggaaccagtaggacgggtaaagtggtgtccgtctgcgaggacaaatctctgctttccttttagctccaactgtgacacacatgactctagaagaccaggattattgttaagatgtataaaaataaatgttaacatataaaacgaaaatgtaaatatgtacatttgatatttatatgaaaatccttttgagattgttaaaaatggctcagatttaaataatacatgtaaataattcatttttgttcatgcatttattaaacaaattgcaaaaacaacgacgacgttacattttgtgaacaatattttaaactcaggtaagcttaacagactctcctgtcactctttgtcccttcttgctctctcctcctctcctctcccctttcaacaacaacctttaccccaacatgacaacgattacagtttaatgataaataaatacaaatctgatcaagtgtCTCTTACTCTCATCCGGCACGAGCTTTCCTGATAACAAACAGGCtctttctccatccacagatggatcagattttccttaTCCTCGTCagtccctacatatataaacacattttaaaaatgtgttaataacttatgactacggttagaactcactgctttttgatgtactatcaacagcgtttgtttttagccttcaatgctaattcgcgctagcgttagctttagcattaccgaaattgatgagcttcaaaacaatgtagatagtcgattgaggaatataacatattaaacaagtcatcttacgtatttacaaatatattttacaacagatacttgatacttttaaatatacttacatttttaagtcctcttTCTCGCGCAACCGTCAGCCATCTTTGAATAATTCAAACGCAGTGTATTGTGGGTCacacgcaatgcattctggtatgaacgcagtgcattctgggcaatattcgccgatcgagtgagcatcgatccacactggtttttcgtagagaattctgggaaatttctagtgcacatgatttttgaactgtagattcggacagcactacaaaatggcgaccgcactatatagtgcactatatagggtttagggcggtaattcggacacagcccatGATAAGGATCTAGTCCAGAAGCTTTGGCTTTGTGTAACAGTCTCTTGGCCGTCTTAACAGCTGACTCGGCTTTGCCATTACTCTGTGAGAAACCTGGGGATGAGGTTTTGTGTTCAAATTCCCACCGCAGGCTGAATCTCTGAAACTCTTGGGAAGAGTACTGTGGTCCATTGTCTGAGACTACAGTGTTGGGGATGCCGTATCCGGCAAAATgagcttttaattttttgatcaCTGTGCTCGATTTGGTGTCTGGCAGAAAGTCTTTCTCCCAAAAGTTGGAGTAATAGTCAGCTATTACATGATAGTCTTTGTTGTCAAACTGAAATAAGTCAACACCCACTTTAGCCCACGGCCTGTTTGGTATTTCATGTGGGTGGAgtgtttccttttgttgtttgtcATCTACTGACCTGCAGATATCACAACGAGCAATATGTGGCTTGATTTGGTCACTCATGCCAAATCAGAACACGCATTCCCTGGCTCTCCTCAGGCATCCTTCTGCACCAAAATGAGATGAGTGCAGGCGCCTGGTGATGTCCTCCTGGAGGGAAGAAGGGCTAACCGCACGTTCTCCTTTAAACACAATGCCATCTTGGTGACTGAGTTCCTCTTGAAAAGAAAAGTATGGTTTTGTTTCAGTTGgtaattttcttttatctgaAGGCCATCCTTGCTGCATCATTTTGATAATCATTTGTAGAGTTTTGTCACCTTTTGTTGCTGTTCTGATCTGGCTAAGACTGTCATGGGAAATAGGCAAATGTTGCAACATATTAACAGTCTCTatttcagcttctccagagtCCTGGTGTGCACATTCTGGGAGGTATGCTCTGCTTAATGTGTCTGCCAGTAACATGTCTTTGCCTGGGACGTACACCACATTCAGGTCATATTTCTGAATACGTAGCATCATTCTTTGGAGTCTCTTTGGTGCACTTAACAGTGGTTATCTAACTATGGTCTCTAAGGGCTTATGGTCAGATTGGACGGTGACTTGGCGACCATAAGTGTACTGATGGAACTTCTCAACACTGAAAACCATAGTTAAAAACTCCTTCTCGATCTGAGCATAACCGCGTTCTGTTTGCGTGAGTGCTCTACTTGCATATGCGATGGGCTTGCCCTTCTGTAGGAGTGCTGCACCCAAACCTGCGTCTGATGCGTCACATTGCACCACCAGATCATCTTCTGGGCTGTAGTACTTCAGGGTAGGAGCATCTGCAATCGTCTGTTTAAGTTTCACAAAAGCATTCTCATGATGATCTGTCCATTCCCATTCCGTGTCTTTATGGGTCAACTGTCTTAACACTGCACACTGGTTGGAAAGATGTGGGCAAAACTTAGCTAAATAATTAGCCATGCCTAGCAGTCTTTGTACTGCCTTCACATCTGTGGGCCTCGGCATTTGTTCAATTGCACGCACCTCGTCTGGGTCAATTTTAAGTCCATTCGCTGTGAGACGATGTCCAATGTACGTGCACTCACGTTGTCTCAGTTTAAACTTTTCTGGGttcagtttgatgtttttctgttgacagcGTTCCAGGAATTTTCTCAACTTTGCATCATGGTCTTGGATGGCTGTTTCCTGACTTTCACCTTGGCCTGTTATAAGCACATCGTCAGCAATAATGTAAAGGCCTGGCAGCCCATCCAGAGCTTGGGTCAGTTTTCTCTGGAAAACCTCAGGTGCTGGACTAATCCCCATGGGCATTCTAAGCCATCTGTAGCGCCCAAATGGAGTGGAGAAGGTAGTCAGGTAACTCGACTCCTCTGCGAGTTTCACATGCCAAAATCCATTCTTAACGTTGCAAACTGTGAACACTTTTGCCTTAGACATGTCTGGAAGTACATCCTCAATAGTAGCCAATGGAAAGTGACTTCTTTTGAGTGCCTTATTCAAGGGCTTTGGATCAATGCAAACTCTGAGTTTACCGTTCTGCTTTTGCACAACCACCATGCTGCTGATCCAATCTGTGCTACAGTCAACTGGGGTGACAATACCTCTCTGCTCCAACTTCTGAAGCTCCTCCTTTAGTGGCTTCATCATGGCGACAGGCACTCGTCGCTTTGGGAGTTGTACTGGCTTCACGCACTGGTCCAATTCCATTTTGTATTCTCCTTCCAGACAACCGTCTCCTGTGAACACATCTGCAAAATCCGTCTTAATTTGTTCGAAAGTCCATTTTCCGTTTGCGTCTTCTCCTTTTGTCACAATGCTATCCATAGTAATAATGTTTTCGTATTGTACTTTTGTCAGCTTCATAGCTTCACTAGCTCTTTTACCAATCAGTGGCACAGGGCTGTCTTTGTCTACCACCTGGAACTCTAACTGGTATAGTTTTTGGTTTCTGGGGTTCCTTAACTTCACTTTACATTTACCCAGTGGCTTCACTTTGCTACCATTATACATCACTAATACAGAGTTTGTTTCATCAAGTGTTACATCTTTGTTTAGCAGGTCAACAGGTAACACATTACATGTGGCTCCACAGTCTATTTGAAATCTTACCATCTTTTTGCCCAAGAGCATGTTTGCAAACAGTTTAGCGTCTTTCATTTTGTCAGAACTAACAGGTTCTACATTTTCACCATGTGCCTCATCTTTAACACACAAAATATCCTCAAACTCACTTTCACATTCTGTTATAAGATGCACTGTTTTCTTCTTTCGTGTGTCAATGCGGGCTTTATATTTTGCAGCAAAGTTGTTTTCCTTACCacactttttgcattttttcccaAATGCTGGACATTTTAGTTTGCTCCTTTCATGCGTTCGGCCACAAAACTTGCATTACACTGTGCTTTCTTTGTCTCTCTTTGTCTGATGCTGGTGAGGAGACCTGTGTACAGCGTGAACATCCTCCGTTGTACTTGCAATTGCTTTGGAGTTCTCCCGGGATAattcagccgctctgcagagttGAATACAGGTGTCCAACGTCATGGCTCTCTCTCTCAGAAGCCTTTCTCTCATGCCGTCATTGTTAATGCCACATACTATCCTGTCTCGGATGAGTGAGTCTCTTAAAGTGCCAAAATTGCACGTTTTAGTGAGCAGTTTCAGTTCAGTCACATAACTATCAATGGACTCACTGATGCCCTGATTTCTTGTGAAAACTTTGTACCGCTCCACTGTTTCATTCAACGTGGGATTGCAGTAATTGTTAAACTTTTCAATCATGTCATCCACCTTCCAGTCAGACTGTGGCGTGTCCCCCATTAGTGTATCCAGCAGCTCTCTGCCATTTTCTCCCACCAAATAACGGAATAGAGTCACTTTCTTACCCTCCTCATCTGGGGCAACTGTCAATCCAACATAAAGTTGAAACTCATCTCTCCATGCCTTCCATGTTTTCGACAGGTTGTTGGAGTCCAGACACAGCACTTGTGGAGTTTTCAGGCCttccattttagctagctcgtcCGTGTGTGATGCTAAGCTCTGCTAATGTTAGCGCTTCACCGTCTTCCACGGCACGTCAGCAGCAAACgacgagagaaaaaaatgctcttAAAAAATCCAGGTAGAGTTCTCTACCGCTGCCACCATGTTAAAGTGGGTGCTTCCACACAAAAAACCAGTCCAGCTTCGTTGCAATATCCCAACTGGGTCTGCATTTATTAACACCGTCGGCCTGTATCTCTTATTCTCCGGTCTCACTTCCTGAACTTCAACATAAATAGACAAACCAACATTGCCCTCTAGTGGCAGGTCCATGAACTTAAACAAACAATATACCATATTGTTACAtcttcctccacgtctgtggcagtaAACCCATACCAGTTCCAAACAGATGATTGgattcctttcttgggaacaaacttccctCTCTCACTGGTAGACATGCtgtcgcttgctgtttcgtgtgtgctaTGATGATGTTGTTGCTTGTCGGTTGCCATACTGCCGTGTGAAACTAACGCTACCAAAGATAcgccattacacaaaaactcaatttagttatttttgaaatcgcctggaacaaaaaatttgaattatttaattcaattgaTTTTTCACCCAGACCTATAAAGGGGGAGTTTGTTAGGAGTGTTGTGGAGGTAAAAAGAGTGTCAGATAGAGGGATGAGTCTGAAGAtagtgaaggaatttatatttttggtaatttcattagggttgtcagtcttaaattttattacattgaagataagtcatttgctgaagtgtgtgctttaacaCCCTTTGTACTTTGAAGAAGCTTCCTTAAGTTGCATATGTGAGAAgtttcaggaatgcagctccaaTCTCAtccccccttcaggagaaacaGTCTTTGATAttctgaggccatttggttgtaggtctgacatgGACCATAAATTAACTATCTCTGGGACGGATTGTAACTGTGGGAACCACTTCAGGCGTCCGTTCACGTGTGGAGAACAAAAGCTTTATGATCTACTGTATGCATGCTGGCAATTCCGGCCACCTGTGGAGTACCACGGGAAGcagagaccagatgctgtgattTCATGGATGGACTCAAGGAAGTaggcgggctcctctgtcagccaatctctagcgaccagaggcggagattcagCGGCCATCATGCTTCAGGAGGAGGGAATCTGACCATATGTTTAAAAGAGCCatgctttggaaaaagcttggtTCCCAGACGGCCTCATGTGAAGCGGATTGTAATTTCTTACGTTTTGATGGTTTGGGATTTGGgaacccagatcgatctgttttatttttgtttagagCTCTTTGTTAGAGAAAATAAAACCTCTTAATTTCATTCCGTTCGCTTTTTCTGGTCATTCTCCCAACTTAAAAACACGCATGGaagaaatctcaaagcgacTGATTTCTGGATTTACTTCAATAGAAATGGAAGGTGTGAAGTTGAATGATGCTAGCGGGTTTGCCCAACAGGCAGGATGTGACCTCTGTCTAAAAAAGTAAACCAAGACCCAATGTGTGATGAGTTGAATGGCATTTCAAAGTAACTTTGAGAATACAGAGTCAGTAAAGTTCGATTTATTAGATCATTAGATCATCAAAATGTTATACTGTTGGTTTCAATTCTAATCAACTCCACAAAAACATTGCTGTGGGTTCCGTGATTTTTGATCACACGATGGTGACGTGTCTGTGCTTCTTGGACTGAGCCTGTTTCACCAAATCTGGAacctgaaaaccaaaaaaaaaattcatctgAAAGCATCGATGATTAAATCAGAATATTGTGTGAATTCTTTGGTTCATTTCATGCTGTGAGTGAGGCTGGGCTGTTCCGGGAAGCTCCGGATTTAGTCAAAAACTGGAGTCCAAACTGACCTGTGCATTGTGGGAGTAGCTATCCTGGTTTGTAAAAACATCAGCGGTTTCAGCTGCAAACAAACCAGAGGCGGTTATTATCCAAAGTATTGCACACAGATAAAGTGCACAAATAATCCCT
The DNA window shown above is from Oryzias latipes chromosome 14, ASM223467v1 and carries:
- the LOC101156138 gene encoding uncharacterized protein LOC101156138 isoform X1, whose amino-acid sequence is MKDAKLFANMLLGKKMVRFQIDCGATCNVLPVDLLNKDVTLDETNSVLVMYNGSKVKPLGKCKVKLRNPRNQKLYQLEFQVVDKDSPVPLIGKRASEAMKLTKVQYENIITMDSIVTKGEDANGKWTFEQIKTDFADVFTGDGCLEGEYKMELDQCVKPVQLPKRRVPVAMMKPLKEELQKLEQRGIVTPVDCSTDWISSMVVVQKQNGKLRVCIDPKPLNKALKRSHFPLATIEDVLPDMSKAKVFTVCNVKNGFWHVKLAEESSYLTTFSTPFGRYRWLRMPMGISPAPEVFQRKLTQALDGLPGLYIIADDVLITGQGESQETAIQDHDAKLRKFLERCQQKNIKLNPEKFKLRQRECTYIGHRLTANGLKIDPDEVRAIEQMPRPTDVKAVQRLLGMANYLAKFCPHLSNQCAVLRQLTHKDTEWEWTDHHENAFVKLKQTIADAPTLKYYSPEDDLVVQCDASDAGLGAALLQKGKPIAYASRALTQTERGYAQIEKEFLTMVFSVEKFHQYTYGRQVTVQSDHKPLETIVR